The sequence TGGGCCGGGGTGGGGGTCCGCACGTCGGCGGGGGTCCGGTCGGCGATCATGTGCCGAGTTTCACGCATGGGGGAGGCGCCGCCGTAGGGACGAATGTCGTGAGGTCGTTCGTCCCGGTGGCGGCCCACGCGCACGGCGACGCCCGCCGCTCGATGCGACGGGCGCGTCACGTCCGTGAACGATTCGATCGCCGGGCGGTGGCGGGGGGTCCGGACCGCGTCCGGCCGTCCCCGCCGCCCTCAGGGTGCCGCCGACGCGCTCCCTGCGGAGGGAAGCTCCCGCACGACCGCCGTCATGCCCGGCCGCAACGCCGCCCGGACGTCGGCGTCCAACGCCGCCCCGCCCACGCCGATCACGGCCTCGTACGTCACGTCGCCGCGCACCAACCGCGGGTCGTACGCGACCCGCTCGACGGTGCCGTCGAACGTCCGGCCCGGCACCGCGTCGATCGCGACCCGCACGCGGGCGCCGGGCGTTAGGCCGGTCACCTGGCGTTCGGTGAGGTTCGTCGTCACCACCCGCCAGCCCCCGACGTCCCCGATCCGGATCGTCGGGGCGTTCGGGCCGACCGCCTCACCCACCTCCAGCGGCGCGGCCAACACGCGCCCGGCGAACGGCGCGCGCAACGTCCGCTGCGCGAGCGCCACCTCCGCCGACGCCGCCGCCGCGGTCGCCTGCCGGCGTTGCGCCTCCGCGACGGCGAGGCTCGCCTCCGCCTGCGCCACCGCGACCTCCGCCGCTGCGGCGGCCGCCTCCGCCTGCGTCAACGCCGCCGCGGCGCGGCGGGCGTCCGCCTCCGCCCGCTCGACCTGCGCGGGCGCCTGCTCCGCCGCCAAC comes from Trueperaceae bacterium and encodes:
- a CDS encoding HlyD family secretion protein, whose protein sequence is LAAEQAPAQVERAEADARRAAAALTQAEAAAAAAEVAVAQAEASLAVAEAQRRQATAAAASAEVALAQRTLRAPFAGRVLAAPLEVGEAVGPNAPTIRIGDVGGWRVVTTNLTERQVTGLTPGARVRVAIDAVPGRTFDGTVERVAYDPRLVRGDVTYEAVIGVGGAALDADVRAALRPGMTAVVRELPSAGSASAAP